AGCCcctcataactccagctccagtacACACCTCACTACATATGCATAATCTAAAATAATACTGAGAACTAAATCTTAACTATTTGTGAGTATGTATGGATTTATATTGTCACTCTAGTATGTACAATAATTTGCAGATTGGAAATTTTCTAAATTGTCCCAACCATtttccaaaacataaaatataatgatcttaagaggctggagagatgagtggctcaggggttaggagcactggctgctcttccagaggacgtgggttcagttctcagaccCACCtgttagctcacaaccacctgaaactccagttccaggggatccaatgccctcttttgacctatGTAGGCACCAGGTATACatgaggtacacagacatacatgcaggtaaaatgttcatacacataaaattcttacttttttttttttaatcatgagcCTAAGAAATAATACCAAGAGTCTTGAAAGTTTTGTTAACAGTCAAAATGTTGACTGGTCCTATTGTTCTTTTGCAAAATGAAGGACAATCTTGGAACTAAGTGGTCCCCAAATCTACCCCACTAAGAATCAGAGCTTTTCACATACGCACCATAATTAGGGGTCATTGTGTAATAATAATATGCCACTTGATAGTAATCACCCTCTTCCAGCTGTTCTTCATTGTCGTATTCCTGTCCTGCAAGGGACAAGAGTTACAGGTCAGAGCATCTGGAAGTCCTTAGCAACAGCACATATGTTGTTGATCACAGCTCTcccagcttctctctgcttcctctccagAGGTCTCCCTGCCTCTGTACATCTATGTTGGCCCAAGTTTCCTGGCACCTAGCTGCGGTGAGGACAGTACTCTGCTTTCAACGCAGAACTCCCAGGACAGAAAGCAGATTCCTTCACATCCTCTAAGCCCTGAGGGAGATATATGTAAAGCCTTTAAGAGTGGAAGacagctgggaggtggtggcacatgcctttaatcccagcacttgggaggcagaggcaggcagatttctgagttccaggccagccaggctacacagagaacccctgtctcaaaaaacaaaaacaaaatagaacaaaaaacaaacaacaaaaaaagtggaAGACAGAGCccaaaaaaatttagaaaagcCATATAGATTCTATATGTTCCCAAATTTTCCTCATGAAAGACTAACACTCAAGGTTTtagatttggttttatttccagCTCCACTGCTAACTAAGCAGAACTTTTCATGTCTGCTGCTTCACACCCCCAaccccttttgagacagggtctctctatgtagccctgactgtcctgagattcactgtatagatcaggctggcctccagttcacagaaatctgcttgcttctgcctttgcctgccaaatgctggcattaaagacatgCAGCACCACAGCTGGGCTCATATCACCTTCCTTAAAAATAAGTCAGCTGGACCAGATGACCCATCGTTGCGTCTCTCCCCTTCCAAAACTAACACTGTGTGGCTTTGATTACTGAATCCAGAATTCTAGGCCTTCTGCTAAACACATCCCTCCAACCCCAAACTAAGGACACAGGATTTAAAGGAAAACAGTGACACACCTGGCTGACAAGAGAACAAAGAGGGGAAGGAGCCAAGCTACTCTTGGGACCTTGTCCCTGAAGGCAGCCAGTTTTCTACTGGCCTAAGCCAACCTATActggcttttctcttctcttctcttctcttctcttctcttctcttctcttctcttctcttctttctttttgtttgaatcactctgtagaccaggctggcctcgaactcagaaatccgcctgcctctgcctcccaagtgccgggattaaaggggtgcgtcaccacaccaggcttcctttattttttaaaagacattgttTGCTATGTATCTGTAACCAATCTGGAAACCACCAAGTAagcctagaattcacagagacctttctgtttctgcctcaggaatgctgggattaaagaagcgAGCCACCACACCGTCTTGGTTCTGTTTTTTGGTACAGGGggtaattgtttgtttgttatttgtttgtttttgaggcagggtttctctgtgtagtcctggctgtcctggaactcgatttgtagaccaggatggccccatactcaaagctctgcctgcctctgcctccagagtgctaggactaaaggcgtgagccaccacacccagctgagggCGTGTTATTCATCTGTGACTAGTcaggaactcactaagtagtcaagggtgaccttgaatttccgACCCTTTCCCCTCTATGTCTCAAGCGCTGGGCATGTGCCATCCATCTTGGCTCTCGCACCTATGTCTTTGCTAATaggaggtttgtttgtttccttgtgctTTGTGGGAAGGAGAGCCTCTGGCTTCGCTCACTTATATTGCTCCCTTGACTTCTAAGCGCccacttctttcctttctggCTCCTCACTCTCCTGCTCAACTCTGTGGTGACAGGAACAGAAATCTGAGTTCAGTCTTGCCGAAGGAACTCTCTTTAGAGTCCCATCCTCCACCCGCCTGTGTCTTCTTTGACAAGACTTCGCTTTGCTTTGCCTTTGGTTTCCTGGCTCCACCTTCCAGATCCCTGCTCTGCCCCCAACCCTGGACTCCAACAGCTGAGAAAAGCAGTACAGCTCCCCGTTGAAATGCCCAACTTACcgctctctgtttccttttctctcatccCATTTACAGCAAAAGACCTGGCACAAAAGGCCAGGGTCAGAAGGAGACTTACCCAGGATGAGTGGTGCAACAAGGAGGGCTATAAAGAGGACATCCATTCTGGGTTTTGCACTATCACTGTGTAAGTTAAGAGAGGAAATTGCTGTTTCCCACCACACTTACCCCGCCTCCCCTGCTGCTGTGAAGCTGGGAGGGCACTGGAGTGATTCTTCTCCCTGGGGACAGAACTCTCCGCCTACTCTACTCGCTCCGTAGATCTTTACATAGCTGCTGGACCTAGAGCCAACTCCCTTAGCCCCCTTGTTGGATGCTAACTTGTTATTCCTGGAGAGCCCCTAGCCCTGGATTAGGTCCGCTCAGGACTCCCACTGCTGGGACCAAAGttcaccctctcctctcccctcctatGCTTCCTCCCTCTCAATGCTCCCCAAAATCCACCTTCCTTCTTGCAGGCCATTGCTGTGCAGGGTTGCTCTCTACTCTGAGGGAAACATGAtcttttttatcatgtttatcaGCCCCCGCCGGCTGTGcatcccctttcccaccccctATCCCCGCCCCTGCCAGCTGTGCATCCTTCCTCTAACAGCTGTACTCCCTATATCCACTGTTCTTGCGTTTGTCTATTTTCACTGggctccttccctttctccagcccctgctcttTTCCATTCCCTCACAGGTAGCCCTGGCTATGTCCTTgcaccacatggtggatcacaatcATCTGTAGCCCCAGTCCCGAGGGTTCTGATGTGCTCATCTGGCCTCCAGGAGCACCAAGCACATACATGTTGTACAGATAAACGTGACAcaaccccctcccacacacataaaaatagctattaaaataaaagaaaagctcCACAAGCCCCACATACCTAGTAAATACTTGCTAAGCATCTAAAATGAGTCCTTTAACACCGTGCAAGTGTCTGTGGGCTCATCATGCACAGACTGTTCCCCACAACAGTTAACAGCTCACAGAGAAGAGTGGCCCAGACTCAGCCTGTTGAACTTAGGAGCAGGACACACATGGAATCCTGAACACTGGCCAAGATGTTCCCATCCTCCTAACCTTGGGGAACGATGTGACCGCCATCCCCCCCAACCCTCCACCACCCCTACCCtcccatccctcccacccccaccgaTCCCCTCCTAGTGATTTTTTGTAAGAACCTCCAGGAAGCCCggtaatcttttaaatttttctgtagtTTGTTATTGCTTTGTATGTACCCTCAAAAACGATTTTCTCATATATGACCAAAATGCTCAGATCCCATCATAGGATTCCTCTGTTCTGCAGACTCCTAAGGAGCAACCCGTCCTCATACAAATGATGATTCCTGCTAATATGAAATCTGAGGAAAAGACACCACTCAAGTTTATTTTCCAGACTATAAATGAAGGAAGTATGACATCAAAGGAACCAAGCAGCTCCGCgtggggcgggggtggagggGATGGGTGTCATTTCCTCCCAGTCGCATTGCTCTAGTTGCTTTGTGACTCCAGGATTCCTTCCAAACATTTTCCTAATATTTCTCTCCCGGCTTCTCCTGCTTTTCTCATTCTGTCATTACAGAATACAAGTGGAGGCTTCATTTAAGACATAATTCCTATACCAGGCTGCCCAAAGAGTTCCAACTTTTAAGCCTAACTTTGATCCCTCAAGGGTGCTTCTCTGGGTCATTTCCTCTAATTCAACTTAAGAACAATGTCCGTCCCTATCTTCCCACAACGTCTATCCTGAGCTCTTTTTTATTTGTCTCTAGAGTCAAACAGGATCTTCCTCCGACAAATCTCCTCTAGTAATAGGTAGGGTGGCTATCACCCTTCtctaccaaaagaaagaaaaccgtGGCCAAGGCGCAAGCGAATCCAGGAATCCTTGTTCTGATTGGGCCCAGACTCCAGTCTACTCTTCTGAAGCCACTCCCAGCACCAAGTGGAGGGCTCTGAGGATGAGAGACTACAACTCCCAGAAGGCCATGCCGCCACGACCCCGCCTCTGCAGTTCCGCCCCACCAAGTATTCATTGGCCTTCCGGGGGTGGGGATTAGATGGGAGGTGGCCATGGGGCAGCGACCGGGGGTTGTTCCCTCTTCGGCTTCCGTAGACGAGGTCGGGTGGACCTCGTCCGGGGTTTCGGcaccccccccttccccttccccggGGTCCGGGGGTGACATTGCACCGCGCCCCTCCTGGGGTTGCGTCGCCGCCCCACGCGGACTCCCCCTCGGCGCGCAGCTCCCTTTCGCCTCCCTTGGCCGgggttccctccctcccccagctgccCAGTCATGGGGGCTGCTGTGTTTTTCGGATGCACCTTCGTCGCGTTCGGCCCAGCCTTCTCCCTTTTCCTGATCACTGTAGCTGGAGACCCACTTCGGGTTATCATCCTGGTGGCGGGGTGAGTGTCGAGTGGTGGAGACGGGGCCGAATGTAGAGAAAAAGGTGCAGAAAGGGCTGGAGGAACTGGAGCAGGCTTGGGAGCCTGAGTTGGGGGGCAGAAGTCGGAAAAGGTTGGACACAGGGTCAAATCGTGATCTAGGAGAATTTCCCGCAGTCGGCTTCCGCCTTCCAGGGATTTCACAGATTCTTCCTGTAGTCCTCCCGGCAACGTCAGAGAAGGCCCAAGGCCAAGATTAATGAGGGGGCTGTGCTGACCTCCGCTAGCCAAGGATCTTGGAATGGATACCTTGTCTGTTCGATCATGCCCACACACTTTGACTCTAATGAAGACTCTAACCAGATCTCTACCCCTTCTGCTGCTTTCAGATTCTTACAGATGAGTCTGTTGGTGGAGACACTTATCTGGTCCCTGTCTCCCTTACCATCCGGAAGTCTAACTTCCACTTTTCATACATTCCATCCTTGGCTGGCTCCTTCCTTGATTTTTCCATGTggtcctgtctttgcctctctcaTTGCCCTTGTGTTTTCTCAGAGCCTTTTTCTGGCTGGTCTCCCTGCTCTTGGCTTCTGTGGTCTGGTTCATCTTGGTCCATGTGACAGACCGATCAGATGCACGGCTCCAGTATGGCCTCCTGATTTTTGGTGCTGCTGTCTCTGTCCTTCTGCAGGAAGTGTTCCGTTTTGCTTACTACAAGCTCCTTAAGTAAGGACAAGGGGGGATCTGGAAGGGAGTGGGGACAGTGGTGTGCATGGCGGGAAGTGGGCCAGCCCTGCGATGGTGGTTGGAGTAAGGGGCGTTAAAGGGAGGGTATCGGAGGGGAAGGAACATCCCTGCCCTTCCTTCTATTTCCCAGGAAGGCAGATGAGGGCTTAGCATCACTGAGTGAGGACGGAAGATCACCCATCTCCATCCGACAGATGGCCTATGGTGAGCCAAGGGAGAGGGACCAGAGGAGGGAGTTGGACACCCCATCCCCCCTTTCTGGGTAATCTAAACAGCCACATATGCTAAAGTGTTTTTCTTCATACTTGACTTCCAAGGAGAGGCGGTCTGGAGGGAGAGTAGGTATGGTAGACTTTTCCCTGGGCTTGGGGAGTAGGTACTGCTAATGAGGCTGTGGTGGTCCTGGTCGTTGAcaagaccctccctccccccagtttCTGGTCTGTCCTTCGGTATCATCAGTGGTGTCTTCTCTGTTATCAATATTTTGGCTGATGCACTTGGGCCAGGTGTGGTTGGGATCCATGGAGACTCACCCTATTACTTCCTGACTTCAGGTAAGGCCCACTTCTAACCTTGCCTTTGTGCCCGGTCCTCCCCTGGCCCTGACTTACTGCCCTTCCCTGGGAGGCGATCAGGGATGGACATCTCCCCGTCTTCCTCCCCGCAGCCTTTCTGACAGCAGCTGTCATCCTGCTGCACACCTTTTGGGGAGTTGTTTTCTTTGACGCCTGTGAGAGGAGGCGGTACTGGGCTTTGGGCCTGGTAGTCGGGAGTCACCTTCTGACATCAGGACTGGTGAGTTGGAGTCagggagaaagcatttaatggcGAGCTGGATGGGGGATGTGTTCCCACCGAGTAAGTCACCTTCCCTTACCTGGGGCGGAGGCAGAACCCTGACTTCTGCTCCCTTAGCTTCAGTTAGGTCATCCGCTCCGGGGCAGAGTTTGAATTGCTTAGCCGTGTGACCACAGAAGGCTGGAGGTGAATAGAAAGAGCTGAAACCTTTgagggaatctgaactcagaagTTGCCTTAGCTATAAGATGTTAGtgcttgggctggtgagatggctcagtgggtaagagcacccgactgctttctgaaggtccagagttcaaatcccaccaaccacatggtggctcacaaccatccgtaatgagatctggcgtcctcttctggtctgtctgaagacagctacagtgtacttacatataataataaataaataaatctttaaaaaaaaaaagatgttagtACTTTGAAGGGAAGCAGGTGTCTGAATGGGATGTCTGGGCAAGGTTGGGACAGAGGCCCAGAGTGAATGTTGCAGTTAGGTGCAgggagaatctaacctctcttCTGTCCTCATTCTCAGACATTCCTGAACCCCTGGTATGAGGCTAGCCTGCTGCCCATCTATGCAGTCACCGTTTCCATGGGGCTTTGGGCGTTCATCACAGCCGGAGGCTCCCTCCGAAGTATCCAGC
This region of Mus caroli chromosome 3, CAROLI_EIJ_v1.1, whole genome shotgun sequence genomic DNA includes:
- the Aph1a gene encoding gamma-secretase subunit APH-1A, translating into MGAAVFFGCTFVAFGPAFSLFLITVAGDPLRVIILVAGAFFWLVSLLLASVVWFILVHVTDRSDARLQYGLLIFGAAVSVLLQEVFRFAYYKLLKKADEGLASLSEDGRSPISIRQMAYVSGLSFGIISGVFSVINILADALGPGVVGIHGDSPYYFLTSAFLTAAVILLHTFWGVVFFDACERRRYWALGLVVGSHLLTSGLTFLNPWYEASLLPIYAVTVSMGLWAFITAGGSLRSIQRSLSCRRQEDSRVMVYSALRIPPED